The Glycine max cultivar Williams 82 chromosome 17, Glycine_max_v4.0, whole genome shotgun sequence genome contains the following window.
TGTGTGCACCTATTGTCAATTGCTTTCATTATTATTGTTGGTTAAGCAAGTTGCTACAAATAACTGCTCGGATACCAATAGGAATGTTTACTGAGAATATGTTTAATGCAATGCCAATTTACTGAAAATCAATGAGTTATCATTGACTCAAATGTCTGTTCCCTTCCTTTTGAATGCCTGTGCAAGTTCTTTGCACttcattgattaaaattaatgctGAAGTAACGTAATTTGGATACGTAGTATCTCGTCTGTCTATGTAGAGATCTCAAAATGAAGCTTGACATTTCTCCCTTTTTACTAAAGCAAGACTAGCACCATTCTTTCTGTTTTCTAAAATGGCATAGTTTATTTTATGGCAGTGTTAGCTTCACAAATTGCTTTTGGTTATGGTGGTGAATCAACTTCTATGAAATCATACGGTATTCCCAGGGGTGGGAGCAGTATCAACATCAATCTGAGTTCAGCATCTAGTGGTATGCCACCATCAATACAGTTTCATTTTATAGAATGCTATAAGATGTTGTGCTCTTTGCTGCACGATCCTTCCTCCAATTAACAATACTTTGTTGATGCTTTCATTGCAgggggaaaagagaaagaatacCAAGAACCATGGGTGAGTATACTGAATGAAACGAATATGGTGTCTAATTTATGtaatgttttatctttttttgtttgtctttaaTTGGAGATGTAATTGTTCATGCTTATTTTATTCTGAAGTATTTGGCTGTTGGATTTTGCTATAGGACTATTACAGTAATTATCCAGTAACTCTTCCCTTGAGGAGGCCTTATTCCGGAAACCCAGGTATATTCCAAGAACTATCttggagaaaagaaaagaagaaaaataagaaagtaaaattgGTGGAATTTTAATATCAGATTAAGTGTGATTTCAACTATTTTATTGAGTAACAAAACTTGTTATGCTCCTTTGCAGAATTGTCATGAATTCAGTTACATTCATTGAGCCTTAAGCtgttcacttctttttttttccactgGAATTAAGAATTTTAGTTCATTGGTACACTATGTAATACACTATGTATACTGTGCAATATCTAGTGGGCTAGTGACTTTAACTTGACATGTTTTTTTTCTGATAGCTCTCCTTGATGACGAAGAATTTGCGGAGGCTGCACAGTCCAGAACTTATGAAGAAAACGcatcaaattcaacaatggatcTTGGCCTTTTGGTGAGTAAACTgacatttaagaaattaaacttaTCAATTCAACTTCTTTGAATTATTATAACTGTTTTGAACAAATTGTTGGTAGGAGGAAAACCCAGAGGCAAGTATGTTCTTGATTAATTTGCCTACAAAATTGCCTATGATTAAACAATCAGCTACTGCTGGAGACAAAGATGTTAATGAGAAATCTATACCTCATGGGGGTTcaaaaaacgtggaggagctctGTGAGCTGAACGAGTTATCATCTGGCTTCATGGGTAAAATGCTTGTATACAAAAGTGGTGCAATCAAGCTTAAGCTTGGCAATACCCTTTATGATGTAAGTATTGCATTCACAAGATAAATTACAGGATGCAGATCTGAGCGTTatgctatcatttttttttaaaatacccaATACCCATGTTttatcatgaaaataaaatttaaaaatcttcaAAAGTCATACTGCAAGAGTGATCTTATGTGAGATTGATTCTCAGTGACATAGAAAATCATTGAAAATCAATCTTTTGTATGTTAAATGAGTTAATAAAAGGTTGATTATTGTAATGTTGGTTTCTCTATATGCTAAACTTGTACGTTtctgatttaaaattttttttgcagGTTTCCTCGGGTATGAATTGTGCATGTGCCCAAGATTTGGTTGCTGTCAATACTGCTCAAAAACATTGTTGCACGATTGGGGAGATCAGCAAGCACGTTACTATAACCCCGGATGTAGACGCCATAATTGACAATTTGTCTGATTTGTGATACAATTCAAAGCATTTTGTTTTCGGATAGTTTACATACATTATATTTAcgaaatttgttaaaattttgtcttattaaacattgaaaaaagtgaagaaataaaaaaaataagtataagttttttattttttttccttactcGAGGAAAGGATAATAGAAATAAGTCTTTCCATATTTTCTTCAGGAGTCAGGTTCCTATAAAACTGTGTGTTTAACGTGGTGTCACGTTAAGTGGGGAAACAGATATTTAAGAATCTggctatttttatattttatttttaagagaatCTGGCTGTCATTTTCCCATAGATATAACTCATTCTGTAATTGTGCTAGGCTGACGTTTGTTTTGAGTGGGGAAGCATATATATAGTATTTGAGAATCTGGTATTCCACGTCCTATGTATGTAGAGAATAGGGACGTGGTGCCTGTTGGGTTATTGTCGCAATGTATCAGACAAAAACGATACAGCAGTAGCAGCAGTAACGTGATCTTCATcgtatttttagttgttttttttattgataaatattagtccgataattttgttataatcaaattaaatcactGGAGAAATTTGAGCATGTGACCTCTAATCCTCCCATTTACCAAGAACATTATCTTATctgcaaataattaataataatcattcaactaagattaaaaataatcaataattaagattataatatttaattttttaaactaaaatttaatatatatatatatatatatatatatatatatataatacgacTCATATGAAAAcattttcttatataagaataattaataataatcattataattaaaaataattgatgattaaaattaaaaaattaaaatataatataatcattaaatttcaaaaagattCACCAAATAaatcacattttaaaatatctcaatCATAATTAACTCAtcattatctataaaaaaaattaccaaacaaattaaattacgTCATACTATGTATACCGTGTGAACTTGAGATCTAGTGTATAGTGTCCTATAATAGCACATTAATCTAATGGTTTTTAATTATGATTCAATATGAATATCTATCGAAGTGGTCCACCGTAGCTCGtgtcttaaaaaaaagtgatatttgaaaaatgatttatttttaagagattTTATTGTAGCAAAAGTTAAATTGCATttggttataattataaaaaaattaagtaaaggtCTTAAACTGGCCCAGTGCTTATTTTGCAGAGTCATAATCTAAAAATATGTGTGCATGCtttacaaaattcaaaataaaagatctTAAAAGCACTTTAATTGAAAACAGTATCACTTCAAAGAATAGATATATTCATATATACGTGAAGATTATGATTCGATTAAACTGGCCAGGTGCTTATTTTTGTAGAGTTTTTCAACATCCAGCTACCGTGAAATAGAAAACTTGTTTTCCCCCGCAAACGCAATGATATCTACCACATTTCTTTGTGAGGGGAAAGTAGGGAGGGTAGTACAAACTATACCTGTTTAAGCTAAAAATGAGGAAAAGTGGCAGAGTTGTTTGTCTAGTTTAATGCATTTAGTGAAAATGATTTGGattgaatgagttgaggtaaGACATGAAAAAGGGATAGTCGAAAATaaagtttaacaaaaaaattattatattttcattttaatgttcaaataaataaaaataacaataattagtttacaaattaatcttatattaccattaatttatttataaattttattgtctgtcatatatattataaataatataaaaaaataattaatattacatcaaaaaattaaaataacaagtatttttggataattttttttcttacataataattataatggaaTGAAGAGTATGTCTCTAATTTGTTATCAAGCAACCAGTTAGTTAGCTCAATTAATTTATGTGAATTCTCACATTTTCACTCCTTTAATTAACTTTGAATGTTATCAAGTACGCCAAATGTGCATTTCGAATATTAACTTCTACGAGTACACAAACTGATAAAAGTGTTATGCATAACAATATGTACATCTACTTAGGCGATGATAAGTTGAAATCTATGTAGAGTTTCCTGTTAACTATATACGTGAACATGATCTAGTATTTGATATGATGAACCCAAATTAGAAATAACAAGTatttgtggaaagaaaaacctgAAGGCCAGGTCAATGGCCTACCTTGTGGTAAACATCAGATTCTATATGAAGAGCATCCATCACGTGTTCTTTTTCCATCCCCACAATTCCGTATCTCAGTAGTCATTAATGTTGCATGATGTTAATTAAAGAACCTTGGCCCATGCAACAGATTCCATACGACAAAAGGCCCTATGGTTGCATTTGAAAACGAGACCCACGGATTTGCTTCTACTTTGCAGTTTGCGCtgattttgattatattttcatttgttaattaattgGTATACAGTGGAATTATACCCGGACATGAGTTATTAAGTATATATGTTCgattagtaattaaaaatattgtgaTTCGTGTTCTAATAATACAAAtctaatggataaaaataaaataaatataaaagtaagagttttaatttgttgataaaattattttcctcttaaatattttataaaggaTAATTAAACAGGaaataaaagaactaaaatataatataagatttGGACTTATGCATTTTCAGTTcaggaaaataaaatgataaagaagaaatgtaaaataaaaagtgagatccttttttaaattatttaattaaaaaaattataaaaaaaagacacatTACTGGCTAAGGAAAAAAAGTAGAGAAAGCAAGTGATCAGCTACAAGTGATCTTTAGCTTTCTTAAAATTCGGTATCTCCTTCTCAATTCACTCcctcattatatatatttcaattattcctaaaccatcataattcataaacaaacaaaatgcaTATGTTCATAAtgtcttaaatataataaaagaagtGTTAGCAACCAAATGTATCAATTGGTGTGAACGAAACTGATATCGAATCTCTTGAGTAATGTCTAGTATTTGAGTTttatgagaagaagaaaaaatacagTTGGAAAGAAAACTCCATAGTGAAGGCGATCAAGCAAAACCAAGGACACAGTGCTAGCAATGCATTCTAAGAAAGCTAAAGACTTTCGGGGCcacagtgttttttttatttttatttttttatgttgtttcgCAGCCATAATGCTATTTAACTTTACGTATACGTCAAAGACGTTAAAGCACAGAAAGAAATACTCCTATTTTGTAACCTGAGGAGtacaaaaaattaagaagatCGATCGAATTGGTGAATTTTATTGGTGAACGCATATTAGTACGTACAAAAGTACAATATTTGTTGCCATTATCATTCTCCTAATCTTTCCTCAGTGGACTCAAGGAACGAAATGAAAGAACGAAGATTGTTGGAAGCATTCGCTTCGTCTGCAAAATTGTTGTGTGTCCAGTCCTTGAGAACTTCATCAGAGAACATAGGATCAGGTTGGTCCGAACAAGGCGATAACTGCTCGTGGTTGTTAACATTATTAATATTGCAGCTGAAATTGTACGAGTTTGAGAAATCTGAGTTGAGAAGATCAGACAAGCAGAAATCCCCCACGTTGAAATCTATGAGCAAATCTGTTGAGAGTTCTTTTTCTTCATCCGGAAACGACAGGAACCCGTTGTCGTATGTAGTGTGTTCCATTTGGTTTCTAATTACACCATTCACAAgccttgcttcttcttcttcttcttctgcctcAGTCTTGAACTTGTTCTGCATTGATGGGTGAGGGGGTGGGTTTAGGAATAACAACTTGGAGCACTTGGTAGCCTTTGTACGGACAACATGGGAATCTAGTTTAGGAGGAGATAGGGAGGGTGATGGGTTGGGCATTGGATTCTGTGTGTTGTTTCCAGTGGTTGTTTGGTGACCATCTTTCACCTTTTTCCCTAAATTGGTGTTCCAATAATTCTTTATTTCGTTGTCTGTTCGTCCTGGAAGCCTCCCAGCTATTAAAGACCATCTACACATAACAGAAAATGACACATTTCATTATCACCCGTTACCATCTAACTATTTATATCACACACCCTGCCCTTCTCGTGACTCCATCTCATAACTTATACGTACGTACAAGTATAAGAAGAGTAACAATGTTATATTCTCCTACCAATTTTCTTACAAATTTTAGGGGTTGTACTTGTATTAATTGTATAGCTTAGACTAAGTAAAAGTGAAGTTAAACAATTCTAATATTGCACCTGATTGATGCAATTAATACATGCAACCAATCATCTTGAAGTACATAAGAAAATTGCATCAATCAAGTGCTATCGAATCATGTTTAACCTCATTTTTATCAGAGATAAGTTAGACATCCtggttatttaatttataaatatattaatgtctttggaatataaaataaatgcagTATTAATAGGAAGATGTGCTGAAGGATTTAgaattattataagaaaaaagaaattttaataaagatGGGAAAATGGATGGAGACCTGTTTCCGAGGAGCTTGTGGAGCCTGATGATGAGCTCTTCTTCATCTGGGGATATATTGCCTCTCTTAATATCTGGTCTGAGATAATTCAACCATCGAAGTCTACAACTTTTCCCGCATCTTTTCAAACCTGCATGCATGGGAAGccatgtaataattaaaaattagcatTAGATACATACACATTTATCTTGTAGCAGAACGAGTACCTGCTCTTTTGGGAAGGTTTCTCCATCTTCCTTCACCATGGACTCTAATATATTCTCTCAGGATTTTGTCTTCATGAGCTGTCCAAGCACCTCTATTCAAACCCTCCTTTGAACAACAAGGGCTTCTccccatctctctctctctctctctctccttttgtGTTGTGCTAATTAActgctaaggttgttgttggATTCCACCTCACTGGCTCTCCGCTAGCTGTggatacttatatatatagcaATTACGTACGTACTTTATTATAGTATATTTTTGGTGTGGTCCACACTTATATGGTCGCAACTCTTACTGTTACAATGACGTGACACTAAGTGATACgagattcaaataattttaaaaagattatgCGTCATTCAGGTTGGAGTATGTTTGGACGAGGCTTTCGGTTGCAAATGCAACTGGACTCATTTAATTTGTCCCGGCGCGGAGCAATATTAGAATTGGACCCCAAGGATTTCCTTATATCATTAATCACTAATTACGTGTGTTGAAAACTTCGAGAGTATGCTACCGACTCTTTTGTGAAAATGATCATAGcgaaatgaaaatattatttactaaTTTCATGATCTATCATTGATTTTAGTTTAAGTATATTGTATATTTAGCTAACAAAAACTAGCATGCACAGCACTTTGGCTAGCTTACATCATTTCCAAAACCATCCGTGGATCACAGATATGAACTTCGAGTTTTGCTAtgattgaatttctcgaaaaaTCTGCACTTCTCACTGTTTTTAACTTTCTAACCGACTTTAAATTTTATCGTCACAAAAATGAGGAATCCAACTAATTAATCTGCATGATTAACAGAAAAGCCAAATTGGAACCACCACCATTATGATAATTTTCTTCTCACCCTCTACCCAATTATAGGTATTTTAAATTGACACTCAAACTGACTTTCCCACCGAGCTTTTGGTGTTGGAAAGTTTGTTGCAGCAGTCTCCTCGAATCTGTGAAGCATGACGGCAGGCGTCTCAAAATGAGGGTAGTACATGGTGCACCACATTTCAGATTTTCAACAGTCTTATTTTTGGTCGAGACCAGGATGGCCCAGAAAATGTTTCAACCACTCAGGTTCCTCACATTTATTTTCAGTCacattttctttccatttctgtAGCACGTCACACTGCATTTCATTGTCCACTTTCAACATTTATTCCACGGTTTGTCATATGAGTTTGTTAAGCAAATAGCAGTcaaatgtaaattaatttttagagtaCTTATATTTAGACATCCacaaattttaaacatatttttttttatttttcttcttattaaattatattatctatcatatttgtattttttttctttttttctctctcaagatACCACATAAAATGTGGATGTCTGTgcatatttattgtaatttttaatatatttattttgtattcactataaaaaattacaatatcaataaattaaaaatttcctaaaatatgataaattttaaaataatattttataagttaaaaaaattcctaattatatatgatttgatGACACCGGAAAAACACTTACATTATCAATCcattttaactaaattatttttaatgactaaaaaatatatttgattaaatataataatattaaacagaaaaaaatattaatataatacacATTAAATACTATTTctacttataatttattatctttaaattttatcattttaaatcacaaaattaataatatatttcaacTATACTATTTATACTAGCGGCACGGTGGGcgttaaaatttgattaatatgTACTAACCTTGACATTAAtcattgaattaattataaaatacctTGAGTTATGTATACGGATGATTAATTAACCATTAAACTAAGCAACTCAAGTCTCGTTAGGGGTTCAATGTTAGTCattgtttgttttaatataatacAGTATAATGTGACCCATATGAGTATATATGGATAAAAATCGCAATATATTGTTACACGAGGAGgacataaatgataataaaataaaaaagcgggaaaagaaacaaaaataaataaagttacaTATACAACACGTGCATGAAAAAAGAGGCGTATAATTTGAGTTTGAGTGAGCAGTGTCGTATATTTTCATCAGTGAGCAGAAGGGACGAAGGAAGAATGGTGAGGAAAACTTACTACGTTAAAGAGGGTCCCCGAGATGGAGTAGGTACATTACTATTAGCAGTTCCTAGAAAGAAAGCCTTAACTTAATTGGTGCGTACGGTTGCTTTCAAACTGTAAAACAGCAGGCTCCTCTGCTCCTAATTCTAACTGGTAAATCAACTGCCATTCATTAAGAATTTGAGATTGAAAGTTAGATATGGCCCCCTCCCGTGTTGCATGCAATTCCTGCTGGAGGTTATTGATTTTCCTCGGAATGGAACCATTCTGTAGGTTTTCTCAGggtttattattgatttaaagGATAGATCACAAAATGATTATTACATAATGGCTGATTAACAATTAACTACTTTTTTTACTGTACTCCTATTATGTatgaagtttatatatatatatatagggctGTGTACAGCGTGAGGCCAGTTAGGCCTAAGATTTccgttctttttttaatatactagtTACTTTGTTATTAACATTGATAGTGATTATAATTGAAATAGCATATATCATTGtataattgatattttgtatacataaattaatttaaatttttaattgagtcaatttgaaatttgaataatatttaaaatagtaactcgcaattttttttaaaaaaactaacaaagtgtattaaattaaaatttgaagtaaattttattttaggtctTATAATTTCTATATACGACTCTCTGACTAGAACAtatatgtgaatgtatgtatacatgattttgatgataacaaagaagaatcaaacaaagtttcttcaaaagataagcatggcttcaagattaatacaagattacttcaacaaacaaagtcttgcttcaagattaactcaagatcaagtcTTGTCTTAAAACAAAGTCCTTTCAAGACattcaaggctctggtaatcgattacaagagaacttcattgtcaaatgctctctcaagaactcttgggcaaacacttacaaatccattaagagttcatccatggatcttcattgtaatatccttctcttcaaaagagaattcttctttctttcttctcattcaataagattgattaagggactgaaggtctcttgagttgtaaggattcctgaacacaagggatgggttgtctctgtgtggttcagaagttgtaaaggattttacaaagatagtgaaaatctTAAGTGAGTTGCTTGaatactggacgtaggcacgaaaTTTGCCGAAtcagtttgcattctctcttcctttatctcatttatgttattgcaatcaattttgtcttgcatgtttaaagaacattgttaaattgattgttgttgtttCTCCTGCATTCTAAGTCAATCcttcttaagattattgaggccacaaggtccaacaataTATAGGCCAATGACTCttctaaactattttgaaaaaatattgttttttacttcatatttttactaatatttgTAAAGAATAATGAGAATCCCTTGAAAGTGAAGTGTTAGAATTGCTTGATTATAAAACTCTGACAAATAATTTTGCaactaaaaaagttaaaagattaatataaaaattgatattttatataatatactaagtctctttaaaattcttttaaaaaaagattcctTTAACATTTTcgccttttatatatatatataattgaaataagttGTCATATTTTAGGATTGAAAAGCACTTGAGATAATATCATGTCACTTTCaccaaaagttaaaataaagattaactaattatttaattaaaataaaaatatatatattagtagaaagttaaataattatttcttaaaaaatgatatactaACCTCATCAAATATAGACACTTATATAAGCTTAAATTTAGCTTACTTGATTGAGTAAtgttagttattataaattttttaattcttaagttCAATTTTGTATACATAAAATGCATATATAACTTTGCATAAATGGTAAAAATTTACGCTTATTTTTATTGACTAGACACTAGAACTTGTACATATAGAGACAAAAAGAAACCGATCATCCAAGTAGATCAcctatgttttaacaaaaaaataacaaaagtctATATAGAGAGAGGAGAGTGGGTAATAATTTCTCATAGGGAGAGGGATAAGATTGttctaagaataatttttttaacgttTATTctccttaatatttttatttataaaaacatgaAATTTACAAATACAACCTTTAAAACATGTAATATCATTTGACGATAATGCATGTAAAATTTTAGCtaaatatttgttaaatgaTATTTAATCTTTGAATTCAACTTTACATTTagtcaaattaaacaaataaagtgAGCATCAAAGCCTTTTAGGTAGGGCAATATTCAGGCACAAATAAAGTCTTTTTCAACTAGAGATAAAATAAGGGGAAAAAGACGTAGCCAGGGGAGGGacaggagaaaaaataaaagaaaaaaccagAAAGAACAAGGTCCCGCACAGATAAATAAATCGAAACCGAATGATCTACATTATATTTGCTAACACAGCAGTTATTGGGCTCACCTATTACCCCTACTCTTAGCCAAACATTTGCTTTCAAATAAAAGCAACACTAATAACATAAAGGTGAAGATTATGAGATACAGACTAATCAATGTTTGCTCAAGAGGAAAGAAAGTGAGATCAATATGGCATTTgagtaatacaattttttttttaagtgtgtgGTAAGGAATTTAATCTTTACGTttgtatatgaaaaatatttattaaaaaatattaaaaccccTTAACTCTTACTTGAGGGATACCCTTGGattatctcaaaaaaaaaaaagtgacataagaaaaacacaaacaaaaagatTTGATGAAGGGTTCATTTGATAGGATGGAAAGAAATAGGTGAAATATCAAAtgtataaaaatagaaaaaagtaaaTGGAAATGAAAGCAATACCCCATAATGGCAGAGTTTTGGTATCTACATAGAGGGTGCTACATGTGAAGATGTGGGAAACTCTATTCACGATTACGACGAACTATGTCACTATTGATGGCAATGACTAGGAGTGATCATAATAACCaagtcataaaaaattaattataaccaTAATTAACCCGATTTTATAATAACCACATATGACAAGTAAGTGGTTGTAATAAGTTTTaccttttaaaatcaaatttaattaaacataaCATCGTTATTAATGCATAAAATTGGTTATAAaagtgtattaaatatttataaaaaatattttcaaaaaccaGTTATATATCCATAATCAATTATGAGTGAacttgtttaaacttaaaaaagcaaatttaaaataaacacttttACTTAATACTCACCTGTCATGTGTGGTTATTAAATGATTATAGCTAGGTTATTATTAACTTAGCCATGAGCAGCTCTAGCAATGATGAGAGCAAGACAACAATTAGCAGAAGCCACCTTGAGATGTCAAGATTGGCAGTGGTTTTCTAGTGATGGGACAATGAAGCTACAAAATGAGGGtagattaatttttgtttttctgattAAGGAAATATATGAGACCATGGTAATGGATGGTTTTATGTGAAGGAATTTTTTGGAATGGCCTTAGGAGCATGCATGTGAGTGTGTACGAATATAGCTGGATGATGCCAAAATTGTTGCATGAGATGTGGTGGAAGCAAAGGAAATTTGTCTCCTGCTGCTTGGTTCGCTGTAGAAACGCAGAGTGTACAGATGATATATTGTGTAGCGTGTTTGATGCTGAGATAGTGTGGCAAAACATGCACCATGTGCTGGGAAGGCAAAGTAAAACTTTTCCACCTTTTAGAGAGGGTGGCACTGGCAAAATTGCTATATGCATGTGATCAAGCCTAGCTGTGTAGCATGTGCAAATAAATGGacaaaataagagaaaagagagagagagagagagagagtgaaatgAAATTGGTTAATATTCAAGATGGGTAAAATGCGTCTAACCAATTTGAACAATGCTACTGTTGGagcagagaaaaataaaataaatagacaaACCTATTGTTCTTTTTAGCAGGAATTAGAAGACGAGATAAATGATACAACTATACAAGAACTGCATAAAGaagcttttttattttggacTAGATTACATTTTCGATCTCCCTATAATGatttgaaaaatgataaaagcgTTCATTCTGGGTAATTATAACTCTTTGTTTGATAAGTATATATTTTCgtacttattattatttgaatgtttctatttttctttatctaaaAGCTAAAGATATGGAATTATTTATGCTTTAATAGATGTTTGAGTGatgtaataaaattttcttttagattttattatttcattaattcatACATATTTTCTTATGCTTTTTATCACTGTTTTTATGATagacatttttcaattttattttttcttagttttccagttttttgaatttttttaagtttttttaaaaaatatttttttattattcagcTTGCGTACTAGTTCATTAATCTGCAGGATAAACACGGACCAAACAAAAATGAAGTAAATTTAATTAACGGGCTAGCTCGATCTAATTCATGTAAATGTGAATCAAGATAAATTAATCAAGCTTGTTTGCGTAGTGACctctaaaatgataattttttattttaatatttttcttcaatatcTTTCATAATTTTCCTGTCCTCTAAAATTGATCAACCATGCAATTTACTCTCCTTTA
Protein-coding sequences here:
- the LOC100802173 gene encoding uncharacterized protein yields the protein MASGSGKDGPGVPRKPKFKPRAPPRRVIKQEVKAEVVDDADAEQAAKENLLKRFNERESAMKAKYKVEKKVLASQIAFGYGGESTSMKSYGIPRGGSSININLSSASSGGKEKEYQEPWDYYSNYPVTLPLRRPYSGNPALLDDEEFAEAAQSRTYEENASNSTMDLGLLEENPEASMFLINLPTKLPMIKQSATAGDKDVNEKSIPHGGSKNVEELCELNELSSGFMGKMLVYKSGAIKLKLGNTLYDVSSGMNCACAQDLVAVNTAQKHCCTIGEISKHVTITPDVDAIIDNLSDL
- the MYB205 gene encoding transcription factor MYB205, with the protein product MGRSPCCSKEGLNRGAWTAHEDKILREYIRVHGEGRWRNLPKRAGLKRCGKSCRLRWLNYLRPDIKRGNISPDEEELIIRLHKLLGNRWSLIAGRLPGRTDNEIKNYWNTNLGKKVKDGHQTTTGNNTQNPMPNPSPSLSPPKLDSHVVRTKATKCSKLLFLNPPPHPSMQNKFKTEAEEEEEEARLVNGVIRNQMEHTTYDNGFLSFPDEEKELSTDLLIDFNVGDFCLSDLLNSDFSNSYNFSCNINNVNNHEQLSPCSDQPDPMFSDEVLKDWTHNNFADEANASNNLRSFISFLESTEERLGE